The proteins below come from a single Sorghum bicolor cultivar BTx623 chromosome 4, Sorghum_bicolor_NCBIv3, whole genome shotgun sequence genomic window:
- the LOC8077619 gene encoding gamma-glutamyl peptidase 3, producing the protein MTAAKPAARRYALLLALWDSDYARKAYGGYHNVFVSALGGDGGGGERWDCFRVIGGEFPAAEDLASYDGFVVSGSPRDAHGDEPWVRRLCALLRTLHAMRKRVLGVCFGHQVLCRALGGTVRRARSGWDVGVRKVTFVQGHDDLAGLLPPPFLDDDELPRSASIIEVHQDEVWEIPPTARVLAYSEKTRVEAFAVGEHALGIQGHPEYTVDILHNLIDRLTDQNDIQRSVGEEARRTAAETGGPDRAFWTALCKGFLRGGGSRAIDDGCGGRLAATDAPEEVVAGRAVAAAAAASCFTGAAPMVQLACRASIN; encoded by the exons ATGACGGCGGCGAAGCCAGCGGCGCGGCGGTACGCGCTGCTGCTGGCGCTGTGGGACTCGGACTACGCCAGGAAGGCGTACGGCGGGTACCACAACGTCTTCGTGTCCGCcctcggcggcgacggcggaggCGGGGAGAGGTGGGACTGCTTCCGCGTGATCGGCGGCGAGTTCCCGGCGGCGGAGGACCTGGCGTCGTACGACGGGTTCGTGGTGAGCGGGAGCCCGCGGGACGCGCACGGCGACGAGCCCTGGGTCCGGCGCCTCTGCGCGCTGCTGCGGACGCTCCACGCCATGCGGAAGCGCGTCCTCGGCGTCTGCTTCGGCCACCAGGTGCTGTGCCGCGCGCTGGGCGGGACGGTGCGCAGGGCGCGCAGTGGATGGGACGTCGGCGTCAGGAAGGTCACCTTCGTCCAGGGCCACGACGACCTGGCCGGACTTTTGCCGCCGCCATTCCTCGACGACGACGAACTTCCCCGGAGCGCCTCCATCATCGAGGTTCACCAAGACGAG GTGTGGGAGATCCCGCCGACGGCGAGGGTGCTGGCGTACTCGGAGAAGACGCGAGTGGAGGCGTTCGCGGTGGGGGAGCACGCGCTGGGCATCCAGGGGCACCCGGAGTACACCGTCGACATCCTGCACAACCTCATCGACCGCCTCACGGACCAGAACGACATCCAGAGGAGCGTCGGCGAGGAGGCGCGGCGGACGGCGGCGGAGACCGGCGGGCCGGACCGCGCGTTCTGGACAGCGCTCTGCAAGGGATTCCTCAGGGGAGGAGGAAGCAGAGCAATAGACGACGGCTGTGGCGGCCGGCTCGCCGCGACGGATGCgccggaggaggtggtggctggccgcgccgtcgccgccgccgccgctgccagcTGCTTCACCGGCGCAGCTCCGATGGTCCAGCTGGCCTGCCGCGCCAGCATCAACTAG